The genomic DNA TTCTCAATGAAAGTTTCAAGAAAGGACCCTTTGAAATAATCATGGCTGAGAGAGGAATGGGCTTGGGACACAACGCACTTATGATTTCAATTCACAAGGACTATACATCTTTTATAGAGCTCAAAAATTGGGCTAAACAGTTTACCTATTTGGGATTGGTTGAAACAGAAAGTTTTCTGATAAACCTGGCTGACAAGGTCCACTATCGACCTCTCACGTTTGCAACTTTAGCCAAACACATACTAACGCTAAAAGAAAAGAAATAGCTTTCTTCATTTGGT from Candidatus Bathyarchaeota archaeon includes the following:
- a CDS encoding winged helix-turn-helix transcriptional regulator, which encodes MQMKEREWKLISELMKDSRRSDRELARAIGISQPTVSRMVKKLEKEKYIKEYTMIPYFHKLGYEILAITLFKYKQSFNAEKIEKARKILNESFKKGPFEIIMAERGMGLGHNALMISIHKDYTSFIELKNWAKQFTYLGLVETESFLINLADKVHYRPLTFATLAKHILTLKEKK